The following DNA comes from Magnetococcales bacterium.
AAATTGCAATGCTTCTCGGCAACCTGTGCCCCGCCCTGGCGAACCCCGCGCAGGCCAACGGCATCAATCAGTTGCCAGGCGCCGGGTCCGGTTGCAGGGTTGCAGAAAACGCTTCCTGCGGAGGGGTATTGCAACGGCTGACTGTGACGCCTTCGTTGATTGAAATCCCGCATGGTGTGGCGAATTCGTTCCGGATCTCCCGGTTGCAGGCGGAAGTGTCCCGACACAAAAAACCAACCTGAAGGGAGCTGAGTCCGCCGGTAGGACATGGCCAGCTCTTGGGGTGTTCGGTCATGGCATTGGCCTGTGGGGTCCATGACCTGTGCGTGCTGGAGGATTTGCCGCATGTCGCCACCGTAGGCGCCGGCGTTCATGCGTAACGCCCCTCCGACGCTGCCGGGAATTCCAGCCAAAAACTCCGCCCCGGTCAGCCCGTGCCGACGGGCAAAATGGGCCAGAGTACGGGTGGACACGCCAGCTTCGGCGGCGATGGTCCAGGGATCCGTCATGCGGATCTGGTTCATGCCCGGTGCCAGATCCATGACGACTCCTTGAAAGCCGGCATCGTCGATCAAAACGTTACTGCCTCCGCCCAAAAGCAACCAGGGGATCTCACCTGCCAGATTTTGCACCAGATGCGACATCTCCTGAACCGTGCTGGGAAAGACCAGCCAGCGTGCCGGACCGCCGATACGCCAGGTGGTGTGCGGCGCCAGGGGAACCCATTCGGCTACAGGGCGGGAAAGCTTGGGAAAAAATGGGGATGCAGCACTCAATGAATGCCCTTGCTGTTGAGGTAACGCCCGTATTGGGAATCGGTTCCCATGATGTGTTCCACGAGCCAGGATTTGAGAAAGCCCAGGAGTTCCAACGCTGAAGCCCGATCACCACCCTTTTCCAGACGTTGCAGAAATTCGCCGACCCGGTTGACCAGTTTGACATGCTCCTGCTTGTGCCGGGGCGTATCCGGGTAGCTGTGTCCTTCGAACAGGGACTCCTCATCCTTGAAGTGTTTGACCGTGTAGCTGACCAACTCGGGCAAGGTGGTTTTCAGGCCACGTTGAATGTCTCCGGCACGCACGGCGGCATAGACCTCATTGACCAGATCCACCAGGCGCCGATGTTGTTGGTCCATGGCGCGAATGTTGACACTCAATTTATTGGTCCAGGGCATCAGGACTGCCTTTTCCCCGCTACCCAGATCCTCCATCTGGAAAAAGGCGATGACACCCTGAAGTTTGTTGGCCTGGGCAGAGAGGCGGTCCGCCGTGGCGGCCATATCCTCGGCGGAGGCGGCATTTTTTTGAATGACCTGATCCAGTTGCTGAATAGCCAGGTTGAGCTGGTTGGCTCCCTGGTCCTGCTCCACGGAACTGGCAGCGATGTTCTGAACCAGTTGTGTGGTTTGATGGATATCGGGAACCAGACGTTCCAGCAAGGTTCCAGCCGTTTCGGCAATGCGGACACTCCGATCAGCGATCTGGGTGATTTCGCTGGCAGCGCCCTGGCTGCGCTCGGCAAGCTTGCGGACTTCGGTCGCCACCACGGCGAACCCTTTGCCGTGTTCCCCGGCTCGGGCGGCTTCGATGGCGGCATTCAGCGCAAGCAGATTGGTGCGCCGGGAAATTTCCTCGATAACCAATATTTTGTCGGCAATCTGGCGCATCGCCTCCATGGCATCCTTGACGGCTTGACCACCTTTGGCGGCATCCCGAGCATTTTTTTCGGCCATTTCCCCGGTGGAGCGGGCATGGTCGGTGTTTTGGTGGATGGTCGCTCCCATCTGTTCTACGGCGGCTGAACTTTCCTCCACGGCGGCGGCCTGGTGTGCAGCGCCGTCGGAGACCTCCTGGGCGGAGGTGCTAACTGTTTGACTCTCCTGCACCACGTTATCGCCAACGGTCACCAGGGAGTGCACGGTTTCGCGCAAATTGCCCACCATACTTCTGAGGGCGCCATAAAGGCCATCCACCGGGCGACCGGGGTCAAATCGCATGCCCAGCTCACCCTGGGCCACGCGGTTGACGATTTCGATCATTTCCGCAGGTTCACCCCCCACCAGCCGCAAAATTCTCCGGCCTGTCACGATCAGCAACACCATACCCACGCCACTTACGATCAGAATGATCCCGGTCATCATGCGCGACGACTGCACCATCTGCATGGTGCTCGTATCCGATCCGCCGGACTGGGACAGCAGATGGTACGAAACACTCGACAAAATGGTCATGCTGAAAAGAATCAGGCCCATAAGCATCATGGAACCCCTGACACCTGGCTGCCACAAGCGCCGCCCCCTTATTGCGACCATGCTTTTCCCCTCCCCATCTTCGCTCCCCGATTGTCACGACCAACCGACCCCTCCGAAACGCTTATCACATCTGACCTTTTCGGGGAAGGTTGTCCAGTAATACAGTGCTCTCCTGTCACCCCTGGAGGATCAAAATTTCAATCAACCCAAACCCCGTCACGACATAAAAAGCGACCTGTTTGCCATCGAAGAGAATGGCCGGTTTGGGTTTGGAGATGCAAATCAGCCGATGTCCGTCCTGTTTGATCGCGGCCAGGGTATGTTCCAGGTTTTCTGTATGAAAACAAAGGTGATATATACGCTCGGGCGCGTCTTGCAGAATGTGTTCCAAAGGGCCGGGTTCATCACTTTTGGTAATGAGTTCCACCGCAGGCATGGCGGGATGTGTCGCCATGCAAAGTCGGACTTTTTGCAGGGGGTCATGGAGTTCCTCTCCCAACGTGTACCCCAATCCCGCCAAAAATTTTCTGGCCTGCTCTTTTTTGGCGACGGCCAAACCGAAATGATGGAACATCAAGCCGTAGGAACGCATCTTGCCCATCCTCCCCCCTCGGTTGTCACATTTCACCCTTGCAAAAAAAAAGCTTGGGCATGAGTAACCATTCACCACCCTTGCAAGAAAAGCCTGGACATGAAAGCCTTTGTCAGGGCTTCGCCCCGAACCCCACCAGGAGGAAGGGCGCAGCCCTTCCTCCTGGACCTCCATCCCAGTTTTTCAATCCTTTTTTTGGGGAGGGAGATCGCAACCCTTCCTCCTGGGCGGACATTACCTTTTCGGCGTGATTCCCAGCTCCTGGATTTTTTTGCGCAGGGTATTCCGGTTGATGCCGAGCACCTGGGCAGCCTTGACCTGATTGCCGCGTGTTTCCAAAAGAACCCGGTTCAGAAGCGGCTCCTCGACCAGACGCAAAATAAAATCGTAGAGATTGGCTGGGGGGATGCCGTTCAGGGAGGCAAAAAAGCGGTCCAGTTCGTTATGAATGGCCTGTTGCAAGGGCAGGTTTGGATGAGATGACGGAGGTGAGAAGGTGGCAGGTGCGGCGGCCCCTTCTGCCGAAGACCGGGATGCCACATCCGAACCAATCGGAGGGGGATCGACTTGCCGGGGTTCCGGAAGATCCAGATGGTTGGGTTGAATCGTCTCATCCGGGACCAGGACCATGAGGCGGTGGATGAGATTTTCCAATTCGCGCACATTTCCGGGCCAGACGTGGGTGGTCAAGCGCTCCAGGGTGGCGGGAGCCAGGCGCTTGCGGGGCAATCCGTGCTCCTTGGCAGCCCGGCCCAAAAAAAAGTCGGCCAGCAAGGGGATATCCTCCCGCCGGGAGCGCAGGGAAGGGACGTGGATGGGAATGACATTGAGACGATAGAACAGATCCTCCCGAAAACGGCCCGCGCCGATGGCGGCGGGGAGATCCTGGTGCGATGCGGCAATGATGCGAACATCGCTGCGCATGGTTTGCGTACTTCCCACCTGGGTATAGGTGCCATCCTGAAGGACGCGCAACAGACGGGTTTGGGCCTCCATGGGCATGTCGCCGATTTCATCCAGGAACAGAGAACCGCCACGCGCCTGTTCAAAATGGCCGGGGCGACGGGAAATGGCGCCGGTGAAGGCGCCCTTTTCGTGGCCGAACAGTTCGCTTTCGATGAGGCTGCGCGGAATGGCCGCCATGTTGATGGCCGTGAAAGGTTGGTTGCGGCGGGGACTACAGGCATGGATGGCCCGGGCGACAAGTTCCTTGCCTGTTCCGGACTCACCGTGGATCAAGACCGTCATTTCCGAATTGGCGAGGCGGCCAATGACCCTGAACAACTCCTGCATGGCCATGGACGAACCGATGATGCCGCCAAACCGATCCAATTCGGGATTTTCCCGAAACTCCGGCACGGGCCGAGAGTGGATCAAGGACCGGTTGACCAGATCAACCAACGTGTTGATGTCGAAAGGTTTTGGTAAATATTCAAAAGCTCCCCGCTCAAAGGCGTGCACGGCGTTACGCAGGGTGGACTGAGCCGTGATCACGATCACCGGCATGAGGGGATAACGCTCTTTAAGCGTCTTGAGAAGATCCAACCCCGAACCGGAGGGCATGACAATGTCTGTGATGACCAGATCGGCCTTGGCGTTGTGCATATGATCCAAAAGTTTCTCGCCGCCGTCAAAACAACGGACATGAAAGCCGGAACGGACCAGGGCATGTTCCAGCACGAAACGAATGGAGGGGTCGTCGTCGGCGACCAGGATGGTTTTCGATGTGCTGTCGTTCATGGAAATTGTCCTCAAATTTCGGCCAAACGAAATAAAAATAGTATTTGTTCAGCACCTACTCAAAAAACGATTGAAAGACTGAATCAGTCGCATTTTTTCATGGGCAACATCACCCGAAACAGGGTGTTTCCCGGATGGCTCTCCACCTCCACAAGGCCGTCGTGGTCATTGATGATTTTTTGTGCAATGGCCAGTCCCAATCCCGTGCCATGTTTTCGGGTGGTCACGAAGGGAAGAAAGATCCGGTTTTGCATCTCTTCCGGGATGCCGGGGCCATTGTCCAGCACCTCCACGACAACGTGATGGCCACGCCGTCCCTGAGCCATACGGATGGCATGGGCAAAACGGGTGTGGATCCGGACCGTGCCTCTGGGCCCTGCCGCCTCCTGGGCATTTTTGACCAGATTCAGGAAGAGCTGGATCAAGGCGTCCCGGTCA
Coding sequences within:
- the ntrC gene encoding nitrogen regulation protein NR(I); translation: MNDSTSKTILVADDDPSIRFVLEHALVRSGFHVRCFDGGEKLLDHMHNAKADLVITDIVMPSGSGLDLLKTLKERYPLMPVIVITAQSTLRNAVHAFERGAFEYLPKPFDINTLVDLVNRSLIHSRPVPEFRENPELDRFGGIIGSSMAMQELFRVIGRLANSEMTVLIHGESGTGKELVARAIHACSPRRNQPFTAINMAAIPRSLIESELFGHEKGAFTGAISRRPGHFEQARGGSLFLDEIGDMPMEAQTRLLRVLQDGTYTQVGSTQTMRSDVRIIAASHQDLPAAIGAGRFREDLFYRLNVIPIHVPSLRSRREDIPLLADFFLGRAAKEHGLPRKRLAPATLERLTTHVWPGNVRELENLIHRLMVLVPDETIQPNHLDLPEPRQVDPPPIGSDVASRSSAEGAAAPATFSPPSSHPNLPLQQAIHNELDRFFASLNGIPPANLYDFILRLVEEPLLNRVLLETRGNQVKAAQVLGINRNTLRKKIQELGITPKR
- a CDS encoding VOC family protein yields the protein MRSYGLMFHHFGLAVAKKEQARKFLAGLGYTLGEELHDPLQKVRLCMATHPAMPAVELITKSDEPGPLEHILQDAPERIYHLCFHTENLEHTLAAIKQDGHRLICISKPKPAILFDGKQVAFYVVTGFGLIEILILQG
- a CDS encoding bacteriohemerythrin; this encodes MMLMGLILFSMTILSSVSYHLLSQSGGSDTSTMQMVQSSRMMTGIILIVSGVGMVLLIVTGRRILRLVGGEPAEMIEIVNRVAQGELGMRFDPGRPVDGLYGALRSMVGNLRETVHSLVTVGDNVVQESQTVSTSAQEVSDGAAHQAAAVEESSAAVEQMGATIHQNTDHARSTGEMAEKNARDAAKGGQAVKDAMEAMRQIADKILVIEEISRRTNLLALNAAIEAARAGEHGKGFAVVATEVRKLAERSQGAASEITQIADRSVRIAETAGTLLERLVPDIHQTTQLVQNIAASSVEQDQGANQLNLAIQQLDQVIQKNAASAEDMAATADRLSAQANKLQGVIAFFQMEDLGSGEKAVLMPWTNKLSVNIRAMDQQHRRLVDLVNEVYAAVRAGDIQRGLKTTLPELVSYTVKHFKDEESLFEGHSYPDTPRHKQEHVKLVNRVGEFLQRLEKGGDRASALELLGFLKSWLVEHIMGTDSQYGRYLNSKGIH
- the murB gene encoding UDP-N-acetylmuramate dehydrogenase translates to MSAASPFFPKLSRPVAEWVPLAPHTTWRIGGPARWLVFPSTVQEMSHLVQNLAGEIPWLLLGGGSNVLIDDAGFQGVVMDLAPGMNQIRMTDPWTIAAEAGVSTRTLAHFARRHGLTGAEFLAGIPGSVGGALRMNAGAYGGDMRQILQHAQVMDPTGQCHDRTPQELAMSYRRTQLPSGWFFVSGHFRLQPGDPERIRHTMRDFNQRRRHSQPLQYPSAGSVFCNPATGPGAWQLIDAVGLRGVRQGGAQVAEKHCNFILNRGGARSGDILTLIDLIREKVLKKSHVGLELEVRIVSPNG